The Paenibacillus dendritiformis region GCTGGACACGTGCGTGGTCGAGCTGTCCAGCTTCCAGTTGATGGACATGACGTGTTCTCCCCATGTAGCGGTGATTACCAATATCTCTCCCAATCACCTCGACTGGCACCGCGACATGGATGAATATACCGCCGCGAAGCGCCGCCTGTTGAATTTTCAGAATGATGACGATCTTGCCGTTCTCAACGGTGATAATCCGGTGACCGCCTCACTGCGTGGGCGAGGGCGGACCAAGTATTTCGGAGGTCACACGATCCGCGATGGCGTGATCGACGGTCTAGTCCCAATCAATGACATTCGTTTGCCGGGGTGGTATAACGTGGAAAATGTCATGGCTGCCGTGGCCGCTATGCAGGGGATTGTGCCGGACGAGGCAATCCTAGAGACGGTTCGTACTTTCGTTGGCGTGGAGCACCGAAATCAGTGGGTTGCAACTGTGGCCGGCGTGCATTATTATAACAATTCCATCGGTTCCAGCCCCGCCCGTACCGTCTCCACACTGCATGCTCACGTGGGCCGAGTATTGCTGATCGCCGGCGGACGAGATAAGAGGGTACCGTTTGACGAGATGGCCAGGCTGCTGCCCGATCATGTCAAGGTTTTGCTGTTGATCGGCGAAGCAGCCAGTCAAATCGAGATTGAGGCGCGCAAAGTGCCGAATTGCCCACATATTATCCGCTGTGAAGGCTTGGCTGAGGCAGTGGAGCAAGCGCACAAGTTGGCCGTACCGGGTGACACTGTGCTGTTGAGCCCTGCCTGCACTGCATTTGACCAATACCGAAACTTTGAAGAGCGTGGGCATCACTTTGTAGAATTAGTCAGGCAACTGTCAGTGGAAAAAGATTGAAAAATGTTTAATGTTTCATGAAGAACGTAATAAATTCTTCGGTACCGCGTGAATAGCATGGACGTATCGTGCAGATTAGCTCTATTAACTGCCAGACTATGATAATCGGGTAAGGCAAGATAACGAATAAACGATAGCTTATTATGAATACCGTATCAGCCGATCACATCGAGCGGCTGCTTTTTCATTGGAAGTGCTTTAAGCTAAAGCAAAAAAAACTTATATAATGTGACACATCATAAAAGATCATAAAAGAAGGGGTAATTGATTAAGCAGGGAAAAACAACACATATAATGTGGCCACATCTGTCGGGGGACAAGAACATAGTCCCATTGAAAGTCGCTAATTTAGCGGTTTTTTTGTTTTATCGGTACAAGTTCTTGTCCCG contains the following coding sequences:
- the murD gene encoding UDP-N-acetylmuramoyl-L-alanine--D-glutamate ligase; translated protein: MNPTFNTYIQSLAGRDVTVIGAGVSNSPLIRMLCSAGARVIVRDRNPILPRDEWDELGVELHLGESYLDRVGGDIVFRTPGIRPDHPALDSARAGGSRVTSEMEEFFALCPCPIFGVTGSDGKTTTTSLIADMLGNGGHTVHLGGNIGTPLLAHVGEMSPLDTCVVELSSFQLMDMTCSPHVAVITNISPNHLDWHRDMDEYTAAKRRLLNFQNDDDLAVLNGDNPVTASLRGRGRTKYFGGHTIRDGVIDGLVPINDIRLPGWYNVENVMAAVAAMQGIVPDEAILETVRTFVGVEHRNQWVATVAGVHYYNNSIGSSPARTVSTLHAHVGRVLLIAGGRDKRVPFDEMARLLPDHVKVLLLIGEAASQIEIEARKVPNCPHIIRCEGLAEAVEQAHKLAVPGDTVLLSPACTAFDQYRNFEERGHHFVELVRQLSVEKD